A region of the Arachis hypogaea cultivar Tifrunner chromosome 15, arahy.Tifrunner.gnm2.J5K5, whole genome shotgun sequence genome:
TTTGAAAGTACCCCTCTATGTTCTTAAGCTAATtctttttatattgattaaatatgtttgtaatacattgttattggaagtttaggtatttttatttatatggcgttattttttaaattggtatTAATCAAATCGAACATTTCAATttgtttgaaaaaggaaaataagttaTAAATCAGCTTGGGTGCAATTTTAatgtaaaagttttttttatttacaaaaatgcAAATTGAATTATATGATTTgtgatttttctaaaaataagctAAATAATGTAAATCGGACCGTATAATTTATGGACACCACcgtacaaagaaaaaagaaattggtGCCTCCAATTTTCTAAAGGCCAAAACAGTAAAAATCATATTCCATGACTCATGTTTTTGTGATACACACTTAGATGGAGCATAGTAAGTCATTTTGTATTTCGTAAATTAAAAAGTTCATgtgtttatatttataatttttaaaaattaagatgcttttgaaagcacttaatagaattttttaaagttagcttatatttaaaaaaaataaaaaatctaatgtAATCTCATACTTTAATAAatgtcaaatttaatttttatatttatatctattataatatttttaaattttaaaaactattttaccaaaCATAATTATTGTTACttgtatttattgaaaattatttttaatttgatttaaaaaatataaatactataatttaaaaaaaattatcttttaaaaattaatttttgtaagCTACTTTTACAAGATAAACTTTATCAAACTAAGCCTAAATATAATAAGTGTATGTTCTAATCCCAACCCCGCAGACACACCTCTCTGCAGTGATTAGGGGTGGCAAACCGGGCGAAATCTACTAGGTTGgtccgcgtaacccgccaaaaagaTGGGTTGGGCTGAAAATTTGAAActgccaaacttaaaaagttcgTCTAACCCGCATTGTCTAATCCATGGGTTTTGGCGGGCTTCAACGAGATGGGGCGGGCTTCTCCGGTGGGCCAggcatttttttacaaatttctatgtattattgatctacaagaggatgaagatgataattaaagatgttctaagttatattttggattatgctttatgtttgattgattataaacttgaagatgtttaattatatgttttggagaatgtttgttttgttttggataatgttgattttattattttgtttcaaaaaagttggtttatgattatatttattacatatttataattataaagactttaatatttgtgaatttaaaaattataattttttatctctttaaaaattataaatttattgaaatggttgtgaaattatatattatttaatatttaataatttataaaaaaatttgacaaaTTTAACATATCAACGTGCTAATTCGCTATTAaatgagattaaaaaaaattcagaactaCCTCACTAAACAAAATGGAAGAGCCAACCTATCAAATAATGAATTTTTGGCGGAATGAGACGGACTTTTTTGTTTGTCAGTACTAGCGGTGATGAAACACCCTCTCTTAGCTTAGCATTGTGATTTTGCTTCACTTCTCTTCTCTGTTCCCGGaacaaatagataaataaattgcattaattaattaacaaaatttaatacAGTTCTCCAAaacagaataaaataataataacaccaTTAATAtttcaataaacaaaaaaaaaaaaactgaatgaCCTAAACTACTTTTATTACTAGCTAGAATGATACATAACATCTCTGGTAAAAAACATTAAGAATGTGTTTGTAATACTTTGAGAATAAAATCTCACAAGAAAAATTTTAAGAGAATTTTAATTCTCACGTTAGTCTTCAAATTAAATCAGACTAAAAAAAGTctaatttgtaattttattattactaaagattaaaatatcaaaattatctctaataaataaataaataaagataaataaaaaaaatcacaaagacaaaataataaaaaacacacAATTCGTTTTATTCATACAATCAATTATTTcaaattatgaatttaaatttgaaatagaattagaattcatctcttaaaaaaaatataatttttttctcactTTAATGCTCTCGAAATACACTCTAAACGTTTCAATTTCAAACCGTATAACagccaataacaataacaataacaacaaaacaGAATAAAGTTCAAAACAAACCGAAGAGATTGAACAGAGATATTAGGTACTTTGAATTGGGTATTAGAGATCCCTCCTCAACCCCCCGAACGATTCAAATTCCAAATATCACTTTCTATGGGGTTGTCATTCTGAACAACGACAACCCCATTCCAGTTcagaaatataaagaaaaaaaaggtgaTCCCTTTGGTTTTGCATTGTAGAATCAGAAACCAAACAACATTAACAAACCCCACATTTatccttttttctcttcttttcaccgattcatatatattatatacccTTCTTTCATTGTTCACAATCTCATTCTCACTGTCGTCTCTTTCTTCTGTTGTTTTGGGATATGGAGGGTGAGATTGAGAAGAAGAGCCAGCAGGAGCAGAAGAAGCAAAAAGAGTACATAACGCAAGAAGAGTTAAGTCTCCACAACAAGCCAGGGGATCTATGGATCTCAATCCAAGGAAAAGTTTACAATGTCACAGATTGGGCCAAAGATCACCCTGGTGGTGATGTTCCCATTTTGTCCCTGGCTGGCCAAGATGTCACAGATGCATTCATAGCATACCATCCAGGAACTGCATGGTCCTACCTTGACAAATTCTTCACTGGCTACCATCTCAAGGACTTCAAGGTCTCTGAGGTTTCAAGAGACTACAGGAACCTTGCTTCTCAGTTCTCGAAGCATGGACTCTTTGATAAGAAGAACCATGTAACATCTTTTACTTTCTTATCGGTTTCAGTGATGTTCCTGGTTGTGATATATGGAGTTCTTTGGTGTCAGAGTGTTTGGGCCCATTTGGGTTCCGGTATGCTGCTTGGTTTGCTTTGGATGCAAAGCGCTTATGTGGGTCATGATTCCGGCCACTATGTTGTTATGACTAACAAAGGGTTTAACAAGCTTGCGCAGATCGTTGCAGGGAACTGCTTGACTGGGATCAGCATTGCGTGGTGGAAATGGACTCACAATGCTCATCACATTGCCTGCAATAGCCTTGATCATGACCCTGATCTCCAGCACATGCCGGTTTTTGCAGTCTCCTCGAGGTTCTTTAATTCGATTACTTCTCGTTTTTATGGTAGGGAGTTGAAGTTTGATTCTTTGGCGAGGTTCTTGATTAGTTACCAGCATTGGACTTTCTATCCTGTTATGTGCATTGCTAGGATCAACTTGTATGTTCAGACTTTCTTGTTGTTGTTTTCAACTAAGCGGAGTGTGCCTGATAGGGCATTGAACATAATTGGGATCCTTGTGTTTTGGACTTGGTTCCCTCTCCTTGTTTCCTGTTTGCCGAATTGCGGCGAAAGGATCATATTTGTGCTTGCTAGTTTTGCTGTTTGTTCTATCCAGCATATTCAGTTCTGTTTGAACCATTTCGCTGCCAATGTGTATCTTGGTAAGCCAAGTGGGAATGATTGGTTTGAGAAGCAGACGAGTGGGACGTTGGATATCAGTTGCGTGACTTGGATGGATTGGTTCTTTGGGGGTTTGCAGTTCCAGCTTGAGCACCATTTGTTTCCGAGGTTGCCGAGGTGCCAATTGAGGCAGATTTCGCCTTTGGTACAGGCTCTCTGCAAGAAGCACAATTTGCCTTACAGGAGTTTGTCGTTCTGGGAGGCAAATCGGTGGACTATTCGGACATTAAGGAAGGCTGCTTTGCAAGCCAGGGACCTAACCAACCCTGCTCCCCAAAATTTGTTGTGGGAAGCTGTTAATACTCATGGCTGAGGcacttcaatatttttttatggttcagaacaatttcaaggtttttctttttttcatttttattttactttgttttcCTATTGTCAGTTTGCTAGTTCCCTAAAAGCACTAAATTTAAATTGGGGAattgagttagtttttattaggtgTGTTGTAGAAACAATGACCCTGCTGATATCACAGTGATGTACTTTTATTCAATACAGAATTTCAGATCagatttctttcttatttttaagaATCATATTTCTTTACTTGAACTGTtggatttctttatttttcgtcATGACTTTTTTTATCTTCCGATGGTTTGTTAGTTCCCCACATCCTTAATTTGGATATGAGTACTGCTATATCATACAATCAAATGTGCTTAACAATATCTCCAACCAGCAAagtttttctttttaatcttttCCAATCAATCAATTATAGTGCCCAAAACAACCCATCTTTCTCTATAAGGAGGTGTTAGGCATATTGTTGGATATTGACTAACTTTTTACGGTTATTCTAATTTGCATCTATTCTGATCATATTTGCATTTTCACCTCCATTAGCACAGGATTTAACTTGCATCATTCTTGATATTGATACAAGAATTCCATCAGATTGTATTGTTATTACATTTGTATACTCATATACCAGTTATTGAGCCTAATTCTTCTgtaattttgggtgtatttagaAAGAGGATGAAATTATTGCAGTGATCCCTTTTCTGTTTGTTCCTGAAGCATTAATAAGGTGAAGGCTAATGAATCAAGATTTGCATGGACTTGATTGACTGTGACTTTGGCTTTTGATATTACAATGCCTCATACCGTAATGAATTAGTCTTGTGGCATCAGCTAAGGAAATAATGATGATTTTTGATAACCCGGGATTGGTTAAATACTGAAATCATATACACGGTTCATTTTGGTACATGAGTAGCAATGTTTTgtgatttaaaaatagaaaattggaTAGCTCAACAAAAGAGGCAGAACAGTGTTGCCTCAAAATAGTAACTGTTTGCGGATGCTCAAATCTTGACATCTGAAAAGTGCTAAGGTCCTAATGGATTTGAATCAAGTTAGTTACAAACAAACCAGATATAACAACATTCACATGTGCGCAGGAAGTGTCTGAAGCAAATAGCGAAAAATGGAGGGCGATATAAATTCAAaacttactttctttctttttttttttttaactgggAATTATAAATAAGTCCAGATATTCTAATAACTCATTCCACTTTCCCTCTCTAGTTTGAGTTCCTTCTGTTCTGAATGTGTGCCCTAGCCAAATGGCCCATTAATCAAATGCTCATGAAATTTGATCCTTTTTGTGATATTAACCCATTCAAGCTTGCTTGGGCTTTGAGAGTGAGCGTTGCACGTCTATATGAGATACCTAGTATTCGTTTAATGATGAATGCGTTTGGTTTCTAATTATAAAATGTTTCATTTCAccgtaaaaaaattaattttgctgCATCAGCAACAAAAAATAATAGTCATGTTTAAGCCTTGTTTTTGCTAGTAGGTTGCTTCCGTACTTGTGTGCTAAATATGGGAAGGAATTTCATTAAAAGCTTGTCCTTTTCCTTCATTTCATTTAGACAGATTACCTCCGTTTTTTGCCCCCTTTAGGAATGAATCTTGCAGTGATTGAGTTAGGTGTGGAAGAGTTGTAATTAGGTAAAGCCTTCTCCAAAAATATTGACCAAAGTTACAAAATACTTTTACGCTTAACTTGGTAAGGAACAGCTGCCGAACATGGCAAAGTCAGGaagaaggtaaaaaaaaaaaaaaactaagatggTATGGTACTTTAGGCAAAGACACCAGAGTAATATTGTCATATCCAAAAATAGATTTAATACTAGCTAGCATGCAGCAAGAAATATAGACACATGCCCAGACTTAAATTatgacttgaaaaaaatttaaatactagTCTAGTGATTTTAGTCGTTGATAAGATTAATAACTAAAACTATAAACTGTTGTTAGAACatggatatttctaaaaaattttcactTAAACAAGCCATCACATCAGCTACTTAATTAGGTTTTCTGAACACACAATTTGGCTACATTTCTCAATTTCTAGTTGGGTCATTCTATGATACAGATGTAAACCCatacagatttacagattttgTATCTGACTGATTATGGGATTGACACGTTTATGTGTTGTTGCAGGGCTTGTCTCCAAGGTGGATAGTAGCTGGGGATGTGGCTGAGCCGTTAGCCAATGGTTTTTTGTTGGGGCATGTGTTGATGGACACTTTGAGTTGGGCTTTGCGTACAAAAAAAAGTGGGTATTGAAAGAGAATGGGtgtctgttttttgtttttttttcggaGTGGGACAAAACAAAAAAGACACGAATGGCATGGTAGGGTCCATGGAGGGCGTACGATTGAGTAAGACGATTTCCCCAAATCGGAACCCCTAGGGTCGAGGTACAGGAATAGTGCCGGTAAAGGTGTTCGCGTGGAGGAGGTTCGAGGCGGGAAACAGGCAACAGTTGACGTAATGGGTTCGTGGCCTGTCGCTCGTTGAGTTCGCCTGGCGGTCGACGCTTCCACTGGAGGCGTGGTCGGAGGTAGTTGGTGGTGTTGGCGTTCTGTCGTCCGCGGAGGTATGAAGTAGATTGTTTCAGGTGTTTTGGATCATACTGTATTCACCATAGCCACTTTAGCTAGGGACATGCAAACACAGTTTTTTGACGGTTTATACTTTCTATCTCTTGTATTTCTGGGCTGTGTCCCTCAACCACAGGGTCTATGTCTACTGGCTCAACCCTGCAGCATCATCCGGGTTATCCATGATCTCTGGTGAGTAGTGTTCTTTCATGATGTGcccttcatttttttcattaggaAGTCTGAGACTGTTATGTGATTGGGGGAGAAAATGAATGATGTAGAGTTGGCTGTTATTTCAATCCTGTAGTCTTCTTTTATGTTCTGGTTAGTAGGGAAAAACTGTTGTAGGAGAAATCTAGGGGGCGATGGATTTATGGATGTGGTGGTAAAAAAACGTTATGGTGCCAGTGTGGAGAAAGGTGTTTTTTCGGTTGGAACTAATGGTTACTGTTAGACATTCCCCGTTGCAGGCATCGCTATCATCTGAAACGTGCTGTTCGGAGATGAAAATGTTAGGAATGTGTTAGTTATTTTAGTgacagtaaaaatttaaaatttttttctttgcaccatTAGTTAAATGCATACTGTATAACTAACCAGCTTTCGAGTTAACCAACCATTTAGGTAGAAAATTGTGAAAGATGTCGACTGACCGTAAAGGTATTCCGAAAGCCGTCGGGGTTAACCTTTTTTCGTAGGCGAAAATGCACGAATTAGATGTAGTGGGAGCAAATAGTTGATCGCACACAAATATGTAGGCTCCTAAAAAGAAACAGCTACTGGCTGAACACGCGTGTTATATGTTTTTCAGGAGAAAATGGTTTCATATGCGAAGCATTCGATAGAGTAAGTCTGCGATTCTGTTCTGTATTGGTTGTTATTAGAATGTCACATAAGGCAGTTGTTGTTATTGTTCGTGGTTGTTGTGAGTTTGTTGTCTAGTGCACCGGAGTTTGTTGTGAGTATGTTCGTGGTCATTGATTCACGTTTCATTTGTAACAGGATGGATGATCACCATCTGATTTTATAGGGTGATATAAGTATTTACATATGCTTAGGCTGTCATACATTTTTTAATCGGTTGAATAAGTTTCTTCACTTGCGTCACTTGTGGTTGTTTCATGTTACGAAGGTATATTTTCCAGTTGATTGAAGTCCTGTGAGTTTGAAGATGGATTCCACCCCTCCGTTTAGTTGTGGTGACGATGACACAGATTGGCTAAGTGAAGAAGATTTTTCTGGTGTGGCTAGCTTTAGTGGGAAGGACGAGGAACCCTCGTTTGAGACTGACTCTGAGGGAGGCGACACGACTGAAGAGGTCCACGGGAACGGATTTGGCGTAGACCCGGTGCCAAGTGACGGGGATGCTCCCGGCTTCAGGTCCACGGAGGATTTTGTGGACCAGGTGTTTAAGACCGAGGAAGAGGCATATGCGGCGTacaaacaatttgcccgcttaaGGGGGTTTGGGGTAAGGAAGGGTGACGTGGCTCGAGTAGACGGTGTTTTGGTGCAGCGAGAATTTTTTTGCCACCGGGAGGG
Encoded here:
- the LOC112750341 gene encoding delta(8)-fatty-acid desaturase 2, which produces MEGEIEKKSQQEQKKQKEYITQEELSLHNKPGDLWISIQGKVYNVTDWAKDHPGGDVPILSLAGQDVTDAFIAYHPGTAWSYLDKFFTGYHLKDFKVSEVSRDYRNLASQFSKHGLFDKKNHVTSFTFLSVSVMFLVVIYGVLWCQSVWAHLGSGMLLGLLWMQSAYVGHDSGHYVVMTNKGFNKLAQIVAGNCLTGISIAWWKWTHNAHHIACNSLDHDPDLQHMPVFAVSSRFFNSITSRFYGRELKFDSLARFLISYQHWTFYPVMCIARINLYVQTFLLLFSTKRSVPDRALNIIGILVFWTWFPLLVSCLPNCGERIIFVLASFAVCSIQHIQFCLNHFAANVYLGKPSGNDWFEKQTSGTLDISCVTWMDWFFGGLQFQLEHHLFPRLPRCQLRQISPLVQALCKKHNLPYRSLSFWEANRWTIRTLRKAALQARDLTNPAPQNLLWEAVNTHG